In Anaerolineales bacterium, the following proteins share a genomic window:
- the coaD gene encoding pantetheine-phosphate adenylyltransferase yields MVRALFPGTFDPIHFGHIDIAERASRLFDEVVMAVYDKPLKSLMFTPEERIGLVKEAFKDNPKIKVTGYSGLTVEFARKIEAQVIVRGLRVFSDFEFEFRMALANHRLAPDIEVAALITAEEHTFLSSTTVREIAMLNGDISSMVPPYVEQAFKKKVAEMGDQHTVPNALRD; encoded by the coding sequence ATGGTCAGAGCCTTATTCCCAGGAACGTTCGATCCCATCCACTTCGGTCACATTGACATTGCCGAGCGCGCCTCCCGTCTCTTCGACGAGGTCGTGATGGCGGTCTACGACAAGCCGTTGAAGTCGTTGATGTTCACGCCCGAAGAACGAATCGGACTCGTCAAAGAGGCGTTCAAAGATAACCCGAAGATCAAGGTGACGGGCTACAGCGGACTCACCGTGGAGTTTGCGCGCAAGATCGAGGCGCAGGTGATCGTGCGCGGCTTGCGCGTCTTCTCGGACTTTGAGTTTGAGTTCCGCATGGCGTTGGCGAATCACCGCCTCGCCCCCGACATTGAAGTTGCCGCGCTCATCACGGCGGAGGAACACACCTTCCTTTCCTCCACGACCGTCCGCGAGATCGCCATGCTCAACGGCGATATTTCGAGCATGGTGCCGCCGTATGTGGAGCAAGCCTTCAAGAAAAAAGTCGCCGAGATGGGCGACCAGCACACTGTCCCCAATGCGCTTCGGGATTAA
- the recG gene encoding ATP-dependent DNA helicase RecG, giving the protein MQPSLEKLRKFFRLEHENGYANTAIIGGLAEMLNYWEGEARADSLNEEVIQAVVQRLRSYDGLSPQSRADALKGLWKRIGDAYPEAQQKPKSANQPEGPKETRPSHPQSESPRAESPKREHHEQRPRPAPQPRSETVAGARHSSTPAALDAKLTVLQGVGPKNAETFAKLGMVTLGDMLYYYPRRYDDYSQLKPIKDLFYGEQVTVIGTIQSVHTRQIRGGKASIVEVIIGDGTGALRLSYFNQPWLANRFKQGNAISVSGKVDQYLGRLVMNSPDWEPVEVENLHTNRIVPVYSLTERVTQKWLRNVMKQVVEYFAPAVPDALPESVRNAARVMPIGEALLQIHFPSSQEKLNAARERLAFDEIFYLQMGVLRQRRDWLSVDGRRFVLPDGTFDSLKTGLPFTLTAAQERAIADIRRDLDSGKPMNRLLQGDVGSGKTVVAALAAVVITSNGAQAAIMAPTSILAEQHYRNFTNLLKDSLKPEEIRLLTGDTPESEKEEIRNGLANNTIKIVIGTHAVIEPNVQFADLQFVVIDEQHRFGVEQRAELRSKGTNPHLLVMTATPIPRSLALTLYGDLDISVMDEMPAGRIPINTFVLRPQERERAFTLLRGQIKDGKQAFIIYPLIEESEKIEAKAAVDDYETLSKEVFPDLKLGLLHGKMRPSEKDETMLKFRDKAYNILVSTTVVEVGVDVPNATVMIVEGADRFGLAQLHQLRGRVGRGSDQSYCLLIPTREDATENERLQIMAESNDGFVLAEKDLQIRGPGEFLGTRQAGFANSLRMASITDVKLIEKARAQASAVFEKDADLSQPEHKLLAESLGRFWGEGKGDVS; this is encoded by the coding sequence ATGCAGCCTTCATTGGAGAAACTACGAAAATTTTTCCGTCTCGAACATGAGAACGGATATGCCAACACCGCCATCATCGGCGGGCTGGCGGAGATGCTCAACTATTGGGAAGGCGAAGCCCGCGCCGACAGCCTCAACGAAGAGGTGATTCAAGCCGTGGTGCAGAGACTCCGCTCGTATGACGGACTGAGCCCACAGTCGCGCGCGGACGCGTTGAAGGGATTGTGGAAGCGCATCGGGGACGCGTACCCTGAGGCGCAACAAAAGCCGAAGTCGGCGAACCAGCCCGAAGGTCCGAAAGAGACGCGTCCGTCGCATCCGCAGAGTGAGTCGCCGAGGGCGGAATCCCCAAAGCGTGAACATCACGAACAACGACCGCGTCCCGCTCCGCAACCGCGCTCGGAAACCGTCGCGGGCGCGCGGCATTCATCCACGCCCGCCGCGCTCGACGCAAAACTCACCGTGCTTCAAGGCGTCGGACCGAAAAACGCCGAGACCTTTGCCAAACTCGGCATGGTCACGCTCGGCGACATGTTGTATTACTACCCGCGCCGCTACGACGATTACTCGCAACTCAAACCGATCAAAGATTTATTTTACGGCGAGCAAGTGACAGTGATCGGCACGATTCAAAGCGTGCACACACGGCAGATACGCGGCGGCAAGGCTTCGATCGTCGAGGTCATCATCGGCGACGGCACGGGCGCGCTGAGGTTGTCGTATTTCAATCAGCCGTGGCTTGCGAATCGATTCAAGCAAGGCAACGCAATTTCGGTTTCTGGAAAAGTGGATCAATATCTCGGGCGGCTCGTGATGAACAGCCCCGATTGGGAACCCGTCGAGGTCGAGAACCTGCACACGAATCGCATCGTGCCTGTCTATTCGCTCACCGAACGCGTCACGCAAAAATGGCTTCGCAATGTGATGAAGCAGGTCGTCGAATATTTTGCGCCCGCCGTGCCAGATGCGCTTCCCGAAAGTGTCCGCAATGCGGCGCGGGTCATGCCGATCGGCGAGGCGTTGTTGCAAATCCATTTTCCATCATCGCAGGAAAAACTCAACGCCGCGCGTGAACGGCTCGCCTTCGACGAAATTTTTTATTTGCAGATGGGCGTCCTTCGCCAACGCCGTGACTGGCTTTCGGTGGATGGACGCCGCTTCGTTCTTCCCGACGGGACGTTTGATTCGCTAAAGACGGGGCTTCCTTTCACCCTGACAGCCGCGCAAGAACGCGCCATCGCAGACATCCGCCGAGACCTCGACTCAGGCAAGCCGATGAATCGACTCTTGCAAGGCGACGTGGGTTCGGGCAAAACCGTCGTCGCGGCTTTAGCCGCTGTTGTCATCACAAGCAACGGCGCGCAAGCCGCCATCATGGCGCCGACTTCGATCCTTGCAGAGCAACATTATCGCAACTTCACAAACTTGCTGAAAGATTCGCTGAAACCCGAAGAGATTCGCCTGCTCACGGGCGACACGCCTGAATCGGAAAAAGAAGAAATTCGCAATGGGCTTGCGAACAACACGATCAAAATCGTCATTGGCACGCACGCGGTCATCGAGCCGAATGTGCAGTTCGCCGATCTCCAATTCGTCGTCATTGACGAGCAACATCGCTTCGGCGTCGAACAGCGCGCCGAGTTACGAAGTAAAGGGACGAATCCGCATCTGCTGGTGATGACCGCCACGCCGATTCCACGCTCGCTTGCGTTGACCCTCTACGGCGACCTCGACATCTCGGTCATGGATGAGATGCCAGCGGGACGAATCCCGATCAACACGTTTGTTCTTCGTCCGCAAGAACGCGAGCGCGCATTCACGCTTCTGCGCGGTCAGATCAAGGACGGCAAGCAGGCGTTCATCATCTATCCGCTCATCGAGGAAAGCGAAAAGATCGAAGCCAAAGCCGCCGTAGACGATTACGAGACTCTCTCGAAGGAAGTCTTCCCCGATCTGAAACTCGGATTACTGCACGGCAAGATGCGTCCCAGCGAAAAAGACGAGACCATGCTCAAGTTCCGCGACAAGGCATACAACATCCTCGTCTCGACCACCGTCGTCGAAGTCGGTGTGGATGTTCCCAACGCGACGGTGATGATCGTCGAAGGGGCAGACCGCTTCGGCTTGGCGCAACTCCATCAACTGCGCGGGCGCGTCGGGCGCGGCTCGGACCAATCGTATTGTCTGCTCATCCCCACGCGCGAAGACGCGACCGAGAACGAACGCTTGCAGATCATGGCGGAATCCAACGACGGCTTCGTGCTGGCGGAAAAGGATCTGCAGATCCGTGGACCTGGCGAATTCCTCGGCACGCGTCAGGCGGGGTTTGCGAACAGCCTCCGCATGGCGAGCATCACCGACGTCAAATTGATCGAGAAGGCGCGGGCGCAGGCATCCGCCGTCTTCGAGAAAGATGCGGATCTAAGTCAGCCCGAACACAAACTGCTTGCCGAATCGCTCGGTCGCTTTTGGGGCGAGGGTAAGGGAGATGTAAGTTAG
- a CDS encoding RNA polymerase sigma factor, whose protein sequence is MTFQNEAIAKRMTVTGEEINWDSVVSNELPRLYNYFRYRLGDESAAEDLTSTILEKAWLKRSRYNRDRAAFSTWLFSIAKNEVVGFLRKQRLSLPISMAETANSESVEASFEQLQDIHKLSHLLADLSERERELVSLKFGAELNNREISAITDLSESNVGTIISRVLQKLREQWKVQDE, encoded by the coding sequence ATGACATTCCAAAACGAAGCAATAGCGAAAAGAATGACGGTCACAGGCGAAGAAATCAACTGGGATTCGGTGGTCAGCAACGAACTGCCCAGACTCTATAACTATTTCCGTTACCGCTTAGGCGATGAATCTGCCGCTGAAGATTTGACCTCTACAATACTTGAAAAAGCTTGGCTGAAACGTAGTCGGTATAACCGAGACCGCGCTGCCTTTTCCACGTGGCTTTTCTCGATTGCGAAAAACGAAGTTGTTGGCTTTTTGCGCAAGCAACGACTTTCTTTGCCTATTTCAATGGCTGAAACTGCAAACAGTGAATCTGTCGAAGCTAGTTTTGAGCAATTACAAGATATTCACAAGTTATCCCATTTACTGGCGGATTTATCCGAACGCGAGCGGGAACTTGTCTCTCTGAAATTCGGCGCAGAGTTGAATAATCGTGAAATATCTGCGATCACAGACCTGAGTGAAAGCAATGTTGGCACAATCATCAGCCGCGTTCTGCAAAAACTCCGTGAGCAATGGAAGGTGCAAGATGAATGA